AGACCCCTGCTTCTGGAAGTCAAAAGAAAGTAATATCAATGTGTATAAGAATGCAGACTCAAGGCTTGTCCATGAAAAAATGTCTACAATGAAGAGGGGTGGGGGAAGGAGAGCAGAAGAGAGTTACCAGTCTAACCTGGCCCAGCCCAGGCCAAAGAAAGTAGGGATCAAGAGAAACTAACGAGGATCTTGGGCCACATCATTCCAGAGAGAATGCACTCAAGGAACTTCCCCCTAGGgcttggattgtggctcagtggtaaaatgttagcctagcatatgtgaggcacaggGCTTGACCCATGAATAAAAGAAAagtattgggtccatctacagctaaaaaaacccaaacaaactaacaaaaaaaaaaaaaccattttaaCCCCTTTCTGAATCCTTGAATACTGCAGTAACTTCACTAATCCAATCTAATTCTGTGTTCCAGAACAAGTATAGTTACTTGCTCAACCTAAATGTCTCTTTCTTCCATCTCCAAGGATATTAACTGCATATGTTAATAGAGCAATGTATCACTATTACCTCTTACACTGTGAAACATCATTTATAAcatattcataatattttaatgaacatTTAACACGAACACGGAGATGATATCCCTAACACAAGAGCCTGGGGGAGGGGAGTCATGGGGTGAGCCCATTATGTCCCTCTTGCAGGGCTTCACCTACCAGAACTGAGTCATTTAGCTTCTATTATAACTTTCCTGTCACTTTCTCCACCCAATCAACTCTCTTGTCATTTTCCCCACCCAATCCCACCTTCTCCTTGGGAGTCTGACCACCCTATTGGCTACTTCATACCTTTAAACGAACAGTTCTGTGACATCATTCTCCCACCAAACCTACTGCCACCTGCTAGAATCTTAGGCTTGCTATGCAGTTGTAAACAAATTTGGATCATCGCAAGCGACCAGTGACCAGTAACCAGTCATTAGAGTGGCCAGTCAACAGTGACCAGTGAACTCCATACTGGGAAACATGCATTCTCTACCCTCAGCCACCCACACATCCTCTGGGGTGGTCTCCTCATCCTTTGTATCTGCAGTTGATGTGACCTCTTCTCTGACCATGTCAGGTAaggaaagaaacattttaaagttTTTCATTAGACTTTTACCTTCCTCAATTTACTAATGGAGTCAAAAGAGCTTAGAATAATAGGGGAAAGGATGGAACTAGAAATCTGGACACCCAATTTCATTTGGAATTTGACATGTACTGTGTATAGAACTGGACTATCTTACTCTctcacaaaacctgtttcttgatTTGCTACATGAGGATAACAGATTGCCATGTTCTGGCCCCTTACTTTTCTTGCATCTTGAGGGGCATGTTTATAGAGAATGAAATCAGATTTCATGGTTATGTTGTTTCAACTGAAAGAGACAAATCCTAGGCAGGGTGGAAACCAAGGGATTTCCTCTGTAACAGTTTCCCTTCACCAAGATTTccacttcagtatttcaaatttaGTACTCTTCATCAAAGGGACATTCACATATTTGGGAGTTTTCTGTTTAAACTAGGTGAAAAGAGAAATAGGGAGAGAAGAGCAGGAGGACAGGGCTGTAAAAAGGCAGATGTTCTTGGGAAAGCAAGTTTGTGACTGTTTAAGCACAAGGCAACAGGAATTcagtggaggaaaaaaatataaaaataagggaGAAGAAAATGTTAGAATAGTAGAGATGAAGAGAATGatgttctcaagaaaaaagaggtTGGTTGGGATGAATGTGGAAGAAAAGCAAAGATTTGATTTAAACCAACAGACAACATAGAGTGAATCTTCCCAGAGGCTGGTTTAGAGAATGTTTAGATTAATGGACCAGCAAGGAAACTAAGGCTTGAATTGATGTATCACTAGGGTAAGCAGGTTATCACAAAAGTCACACTTGGCTGTTACAGTTTTTCCTATGACCTCTTTGAAAACCGACAATGTTGACAGTTTAAACATGAACATATTAGAAGTATGTTTTAGAAATGACTCTTCCTCCAAACATGCCAAGGAAAGTGGTTCTAGACAGAGCTGGAGAAATGGCATTTTCCATGTCCTATTTTGTTCTGATTTTTAAACTACAGGGATTTCTAAAAAATGTCTTGTCCAAACCTACTTCAGAAGGACACATTCCTTTGTGTGATATAAGCTGTCAAGGTGAAGCTGTTTTCCATCcttaaaacagtttttttttctaaaacagaCAATATACAAATAGTCATTGATGATTTCTAAATCTAAGAACCAAAAGAAAGAACTAtatgagaataaaaactcaagctCACATCTCTAATTCCaagtttatttaaataattatctgaagactttttgttttgtctacatttcaaataattgtttggggctggggtgtagggtagctcaaacatttttgttttaattttgttttaatataaGGGGAGAAGGAAATGtcagaataaaagacaaaaattgttttaaatttgttattttattatacTGTGATGGTTTTCTCAGACTTTAGGGACAAGATTTTCCGCTAAATGTGACAATAAACTAGGCTTCTATGATTTTGTTAAAGcatttttccacttttttttaataaccaaaaggattatcagaaaatgtatttatattaattgaaatatctacctagtgggattagtgtctTTTATTTGGTGTGGGTAATCCTTAGAGGAAGAGAAACAAGAACAGTAATGAAATTACTTTACACTTATTGTTTTTCTCTCTAGTATGTACAAAATTTCTTTCGGAAATTCCTTctgtcctccttcctttcttctttccctcactccctccatttctctctccttccctccctgacTTGCTccttattccttccttccttcctctcattcattctttcttcctttcttctcttctttccagttctgaggattgaacacagggtctcatgcatgctaggcaagcatgctacacAAGCTATATCTCCAGGACATTTTATATGTTTTCTCAGATAAAATCTTGCTGAATTGCACAGAGTGGCTTTGAATTCctgcaatcctactgcctcaggtTCCCGAGTGTTGGGACCAGAGACCCAACATACCATGTCCAGATTCATAGTGGGTTTTGGCTTCGGTTTTCGCTTTTCCACATGGCTACCCAACTGTTCACTTTACTTAAATTTGTGTTCACTTTACTTCAAATTTGTGTTCACTTTACTTAAAAATACACACATTTTTAGTATACTTTCTCTGTCTATATGTACTGCTTGAGAATGCATTCAAACTCACCTTAAATCATGAGCTTTGTTTTGATTAACAATATTCACTAAAATCAAAGAGAAACATTCACTTTCATAATATTGTATGCATGATAACAGAACTCATTTCTTAGCAAATTTGATATACACTCACTTTTGCTACATATCCATATGTTCATTACTATCTAGTCATTCCTTTTAGTTCTGAGCTGTTTTTCACTTTTGCTTCTCTCTTTCCAGAACATACTGTAACTCCCTCCAAATGAAACTTTGTGTAATATctatttattagttgtagttccacacaataactttattttatttatttttacatggtgctgaggattgaacccagggccttgcatatgctaagcaagcacacaaatgctgagccataacctcagcccccACATGAATCTTATGTAATATGACTTTTATTCATGGATGAATTATCACTCTTGGTATTGTTATAACCACACTAAAGATGAGTAACCTGAAGCTCAGAAAGTTTCCATTTCTTTCAAGAagcatttcttgagaaactgaattTCAGGTAGTCATTTTCATCTAAAATCAGCAGTTAGGCTGAAAGAGGGCAAAGAATGACGCTTAAATTATCATTTGGATGGTAAAACTGAACTCCAGGAAATCTCATGTGACCTGGACAAACAAAAGGAGATACTAAACATCACTGTGGTGATATCAGTAGATTTTCTATGAACAGGGAAAAACAAATTTCTGTTTCTCCAGATTTCTGGTCTTTGGAACAAGAGTCCTGGCCAGGAAGTAAGTTTCCATAATCTGTTGCTGATTGTGAACAAGTCGATCTCACTTCACTGACCCTTGGTGTACTCATTTGCTAACTGGTAATGTTGGAGTTTTCTCTGAGTTCGAAAATGCTTCAGTTCTAGGGCAAATTCAGGAGTCAATACTAGTGCAGGCTCAAAGGAACCATAGGAGAGGAAAAGgatgcttttggggaacaatgTGTGAAGCAGACCACTTGGGAATTCTTTGCCCAATTTGACAGAAAAGGTAGGTTATCAGAAGAGTACTTGCAGCCATCCTAAATGGAGGGATTTGGGGTCTCTCAATGATTATTAGAATGAGGGCCCTCCTGATTACTACAACATTAAGACGACATTATTCCTCGAATATTGTAAGAATCTGCCTGTCTCATCAATATTTTCACCACCTCTTCTTCCTacagaaaatttccaaaattcTTCTTTACATGGAAATGCTGATTCTCTGCAGCTCTCTCTTCCTGTGGTGACCAATGCAGCGTCCGTGACAGGAGGGGTCTGCAACTTCTCCAGAGCCTCTGCTCCAGCTGAAACTTCAGCATGGTTACTGCCCTCAACCTGTGGCACCTCCTTTCAGCCACTCATGGGCAGTGCCTACCTTTATCAACATGCTAGCACAGCCATGGTGTCTAAGGTTACTGGCCAGAACCTGATTCCCATGGCACCGGCCCCCTATCCAAGTATTTCTGAGTGGTATATCCCAGGAAGTGCTGAAAAGAGCTCATCTTCACTCAGGGACTTTAATCTGACTGTCACTGACCAGAACACAGCAGATTCTTCCCTATCAATGACATCCCAGTATGACAAAACTTCTAAAGCCAATGTGGTGATCCCTGGATATCCACTACTATCTGGTAGGCTCGTCCAGGTGACACTATCTCAGATTCCAAATCAAGGACATTGCCTCTCACTACCCCACCAAGAAGGAAGCCAGGTCTACTACTATGATCAAAACTCTCTGGGGACTCTGCTCTCTGGAGAACATTGGCCCTGCCTGCAATCCTATGGCTCTGTGCCATATGCAGGAAGTAGTGCCACTGCCCCTCAACCAGAAATGGTGACAGTGCTGAAGGAAGTTCAGCCCACAAATGTCCTACCCTCAGTCCCTACACCTGTGACCTACTACTCTGTGTCCACTCAAAGTATAGAAGGAACAAATTTTCAAGGTGAGTACAAACACCAAAAAGGGGAAGGAATAAGATTACCATTCGAAACGAGGGTCCAGTTTTCAGCTGGTAACTGTGGGTCCACACATCCCTAGAATTCAAGTGCTGAGATTTTAATCACAATCTTGTTCAGCAGTCCCCATTTTCAGACTCTGTCAGAGAAGAATGCAGGACAGCATAATGGCCATCCTTGCATTTAAGAGACCTCTAGGAGCACACGGAAGGAAGCGGCTGTTCACTATTTTTGCACTCAGTCCAGCTACACAACCAcactataaatatatttccctAATTTTACTTTGGTTTAGAAAAATCAATCAACACATATCAGGATGTGACAGTTTAATTGATCCTTAATTGACTGCAGGTTTAACCTCTATATGTAGAGATGCTGTCCAAAGCAGGAGTCCAAAACCCCTGACCTTTCACATTGATTTCATGAGCAACAGCTGCACCCTCTCCTAGTTCATGGTGTTAAGTGTTCTTACATTCTGGGGAGAGTGGAGAGAATTGAGAGGCCCCTATATGAAAACTAGAGACTTCATGAAACAGATTTTCTGTGTTTCCCACAGaggagacaagtgctctaccagaaaCCCATGCTGCCATGGTGATGAACCAGCCCAAAAGTAAGACTTCAAGGGATCACCTGTAACTAATATGCAACTCTTAACAGATACCTGTCAGTGGTCCTTACAAAGAGCTAATAGAAATGCTTTCTCCACCATAGGGGGAGCATCCTACTTACCATCTTCCTTGATTCCTTTGTAGGGATGGAAACTTCCCTAGGGATGGAGGCTTCCTTGGGAGTGCAACCTCCAAGTCCGACATTTTGTCTGCCACAGCCTCCAGAATTCCCACACATCTGCAATAAGAGAAAAAGCCAAATAATTGAGAAAAACTCACAAACTGAACTTGGGGACATTACCACAATAACTCCAGTCCAGAGTTCTACAGATTTCTTGGCATTGCCTCCAAATCAAAGCCAGGAACAGACAGAGATTAAGAATTTGTGTGAGATTAACACCATGCTCTCAGAGCCACTGGATGCCTACCAGATTGCCATGGAGAGCCAGGATCCTCCACTACTCCCTTTAGACATCCCTGAAATCCACCAGCTTCTGGCCTCCATTGGTCCTCTGGACCAAGAGGAGAAGCCACATTCTGAAAATACCCATCTAGAAAGGAGTAGCCTGAGTCTTGAGGACCAAGGCACACTAGGAAATGGGACTGAATTTAGCAGTGGTTTTGCAGACCTCACTGCACTGGTGGGGGATATTCACCTTCCTGAGCTTTTCAGTTCCTTAAAAGACTTTGAACAACCTGAAAGTCCCACAATAACAAAATCCAATGATACCAGAACCATCATGGAAAAGCAGGGGCAGGAAATCACAAGTGCCTTAAAGGGTCCTAGTGAGCCAATGAGGAAGAACAAACATAAAGCCTCGGAGTCTCCTGATGGAACTCCTCAGGCCAAAATGCAGCCAAGGGATCTGGAATGCACATTAAGAGGAGAAATTTCTCACAGGGATGCAGACAGTAGCAGGGCTCCTATGCACACTGCCGAGCACTCTATCAGCAAAGCTCAGAAAGCTGCATCCAGCAGGAACAGCAAGGCTAAGGGCCATGGGCAGGAAAAGACCAAGAGGACCAGAGAAAATAACTCCAGGAAAGCCCAGGAGAGGAAGCAGCCAGGCAATAAAGTCAAGGCAGAAGAGAAGCCAACTCTGCCCAAACCGAAGGGGAAGAGGAACCAACCTGACCTTTGCCAAGAGGCCTTTAAGAAGCCTCGGAGCTGTCTCGGCATGCACATGCTGGAGTCGGTGCAGGTTTTCCATGCATTGGGGAAGAAGAATGATAAGAAAACTGGGCTCTCTTCCTCCCGGGCCCCG
Above is a genomic segment from Callospermophilus lateralis isolate mCalLat2 chromosome 14, mCalLat2.hap1, whole genome shotgun sequence containing:
- the LOC143380492 gene encoding uncharacterized protein C2orf78-like is translated as MHSLPSATHTSSGVVSSSFVSAVDVTSSLTMSENFQNSSLHGNADSLQLSLPVVTNAASVTGGVCNFSRASAPAETSAWLLPSTCGTSFQPLMGSAYLYQHASTAMVSKVTGQNLIPMAPAPYPSISEWYIPGSAEKSSSSLRDFNLTVTDQNTADSSLSMTSQYDKTSKANVVIPGYPLLSGRLVQVTLSQIPNQGHCLSLPHQEGSQVYYYDQNSLGTLLSGEHWPCLQSYGSVPYAGSSATAPQPEMVTVLKEVQPTNVLPSVPTPVTYYSVSTQSIEGTNFQGMETSLGMEASLGVQPPSPTFCLPQPPEFPHICNKRKSQIIEKNSQTELGDITTITPVQSSTDFLALPPNQSQEQTEIKNLCEINTMLSEPLDAYQIAMESQDPPLLPLDIPEIHQLLASIGPLDQEEKPHSENTHLERSSLSLEDQGTLGNGTEFSSGFADLTALVGDIHLPELFSSLKDFEQPESPTITKSNDTRTIMEKQGQEITSALKGPSEPMRKNKHKASESPDGTPQAKMQPRDLECTLRGEISHRDADSSRAPMHTAEHSISKAQKAASSRNSKAKGHGQEKTKRTRENNSRKAQERKQPGNKVKAEEKPTLPKPKGKRNQPDLCQEAFKKPRSCLGMHMLESVQVFHALGKKNDKKTGLSSSRAPGNSGRNQDPRPCPAMKPWLAVKGPEKSQVKAQHPDVSAEGKAPSPSIYEPPPPGKVKLVPLPFLTLEKPPPRPVINRRPQSLASRRPTGAHPAQPGPASSAQPMAVNQSQPATANPSWMRPAKPAHPVLTHAIQSGVSASTQPSVPRSAASGPAPYKTSSCTSLHWQPVPNVGTKPQSQPPKPQNQYLLQDFALQPIPWRKPNVYGQVVSTPITKQQRPEREAMKKKAQQERENAAKYTALGRVQCFIEREREMEISRYYGYIM